A single region of the Streptomyces sp. NBC_00236 genome encodes:
- a CDS encoding response regulator transcription factor produces MRIVIAEDNALLREGLILLLTSSGHEVVADAAAGPEVLPALLEHRPDAAVLDVRLPPTFRDEGLRAAIAAREEMPGLPILVLSQYVEETYAAELLARGAQGIGYLLKDRVGRVDQFLQALDRVASGGTALDPEVVSQLLTRKASAKPLLSLTPREREVLELMAQGKANGTIATELVVTERAVSKHIGSIFAKLGLEADDGSVHRRVLAVLAYLEGNGAR; encoded by the coding sequence GTGCGGATCGTGATCGCCGAGGACAACGCCCTGCTGCGGGAGGGGCTGATCCTGCTCCTCACCAGCTCGGGCCATGAGGTGGTCGCCGACGCCGCGGCCGGCCCCGAGGTCCTGCCCGCCCTGCTGGAGCACCGCCCGGACGCCGCCGTGCTCGACGTACGGCTGCCGCCCACGTTCCGTGACGAGGGGCTGCGCGCCGCCATCGCCGCCCGCGAGGAGATGCCCGGCCTGCCGATCCTGGTCCTCTCCCAGTACGTCGAGGAGACGTACGCCGCCGAGCTGCTGGCCCGGGGCGCGCAGGGCATCGGCTATCTGCTCAAGGACCGGGTGGGCCGCGTCGACCAGTTCCTCCAGGCCCTGGACCGGGTGGCGTCCGGCGGCACCGCGCTCGACCCCGAGGTGGTCAGCCAGTTGCTGACCCGCAAGGCGTCCGCGAAGCCGCTGCTCAGCCTCACCCCCCGGGAGCGGGAGGTGCTGGAACTGATGGCGCAGGGCAAGGCGAACGGCACGATCGCCACCGAACTCGTCGTCACGGAACGGGCGGTGAGCAAACACATCGGTTCCATCTTCGCCAAGCTCGGACTCGAAGCGGACGACGGATCGGTCCACCGCAGGGTCCTCGCGGTCCTGGCGTACCTGGAGGGCAACGGGGCGCGCTGA
- a CDS encoding VOC family protein produces MSHIALVTLVVRDYDEALGFYTGALGFELVEDTDRGDGTRWIVVRPRGTEGSGLLLARAKDEAQSASVGAQTGGRVGFFLHTEDFAGDHARMRAAGVRFLEEPRHEVYGSVAVFEDLYGNRWDLLQPA; encoded by the coding sequence ATGTCCCACATCGCTCTGGTCACCCTGGTCGTCCGCGACTACGACGAGGCGCTCGGCTTCTACACCGGCGCCCTCGGCTTCGAGCTGGTGGAGGACACCGACCGGGGCGACGGCACCCGCTGGATCGTGGTGCGTCCGCGCGGAACCGAGGGATCCGGGCTGCTGCTGGCCCGGGCCAAGGACGAGGCGCAGAGTGCCAGTGTCGGAGCCCAGACCGGCGGGCGGGTCGGCTTCTTCCTGCACACCGAGGACTTCGCCGGTGACCACGCGCGCATGCGGGCGGCCGGGGTCCGGTTCCTGGAGGAGCCGCGGCACGAGGTCTACGGCTCGGTCGCGGTCTTCGAGGACCTGTACGGCAACCGCTGGGATCTGCTCCAGCCTGCGTGA
- a CDS encoding nucleoside/nucleotide kinase family protein codes for MDTSDLIGLTARARRLALAADRRILGIAGPPGAGKSTLAEQLVAALGPLAVLVPMDGFHLARAELERLGRAGRKGAPDTFDAAGYAALLRRLRAPEAGTVVYAPVFDRSLDQPVAGSVPVPPDVPLVVTEGNYLLHGEGDWAPVRELLDEAWFLELDQDVRIRRLVDRHVRFGKPRPHAERWVAGSDEANARLVAAGRDRADLVVRLTDGTPP; via the coding sequence ATGGACACCAGCGACCTCATCGGGCTGACGGCCCGCGCCCGCCGCCTCGCCCTGGCCGCGGACCGCCGCATCCTCGGAATCGCCGGGCCGCCCGGTGCCGGGAAGTCCACCCTGGCGGAGCAGCTCGTCGCCGCGCTCGGCCCGCTCGCCGTCCTCGTGCCGATGGACGGCTTCCACCTGGCACGGGCCGAACTGGAACGGCTCGGCCGGGCCGGGCGCAAGGGCGCGCCCGACACCTTCGACGCCGCCGGGTACGCGGCCCTGCTCCGGCGGCTGCGGGCGCCCGAAGCGGGGACCGTCGTCTACGCCCCCGTCTTCGACCGGTCCCTGGATCAGCCGGTCGCGGGATCCGTCCCCGTACCGCCGGACGTCCCGCTGGTCGTCACCGAGGGCAATTACCTCCTGCACGGGGAGGGGGACTGGGCGCCCGTGCGGGAGCTGCTCGACGAGGCGTGGTTCCTGGAGCTCGACCAGGACGTACGGATCCGCAGGCTCGTCGACCGGCATGTGCGGTTCGGCAAGCCCCGGCCCCACGCGGAGCGCTGGGTGGCCGGTTCCGACGAGGCCAACGCGCGGCTCGTCGCGGCCGGGCGTGACCGGGCCGACCTCGTCGTACGACTGACCGACGGCACGCCGCCCTGA
- a CDS encoding aminopeptidase P family protein, with protein MSSPKQPVPFTADDYRARMTRAAESAAAAGLAGVLVAPGPDMVHLTGYRPTADTERLTLLVLTAGQDPVLVVPTLEAADAEKAVGAPALTLRDWTDGKDPYAITAPLLDGQGRFGISDNAWAMHLLGLQQLLPGTSYASLTEALPMLRAVKDGPELDRLAAAGAAADATYEEILKVRFSGRRETDVAADLARLLTESGHSQVDFTVVGSGPNGANPHHEAGDRTIERGDMVVLDFGGLKHGYGSDTSRTVHVGEPTAEEQRVHDIVREAQDAGCKAVRPGVACQEIDRAARAVITEFGYGERFIHRTGHGIGVTTHEPPYMIEGEEQPLVPGMCFSVEPGIYLPGRFGVRIEDIVTVTEDGGRRLNATARELAIVE; from the coding sequence ATGTCCAGCCCGAAGCAGCCCGTACCGTTCACCGCCGACGACTACCGGGCCCGGATGACGCGGGCCGCCGAGAGTGCCGCAGCCGCCGGACTCGCGGGTGTACTGGTGGCCCCCGGACCGGACATGGTCCATCTCACCGGCTACCGGCCCACGGCGGACACCGAGCGCCTCACCCTCCTCGTCCTCACCGCGGGCCAGGACCCGGTCCTGGTCGTACCGACTCTGGAGGCCGCGGACGCCGAGAAGGCCGTCGGCGCGCCCGCGCTGACCCTGCGCGACTGGACCGACGGCAAGGACCCCTACGCCATCACCGCGCCGCTGCTCGACGGCCAGGGCCGGTTCGGGATCAGCGACAACGCCTGGGCCATGCATCTGCTCGGCCTCCAGCAGCTGCTGCCCGGGACGTCGTACGCCTCCCTCACCGAGGCGCTGCCGATGCTGCGCGCCGTGAAGGACGGCCCTGAGCTGGACCGGCTGGCCGCCGCCGGGGCCGCTGCCGACGCCACGTACGAGGAGATCCTGAAGGTCCGGTTCTCCGGCCGCAGGGAGACCGACGTCGCGGCCGACCTGGCCCGGCTGCTCACCGAGTCCGGGCATTCCCAGGTCGACTTCACCGTGGTCGGCTCCGGACCCAACGGCGCCAACCCCCACCACGAGGCGGGCGACCGCACCATCGAGCGCGGCGACATGGTGGTGCTCGACTTCGGCGGCCTCAAGCACGGGTACGGCTCCGACACCTCCCGTACGGTCCACGTCGGCGAACCCACCGCCGAGGAGCAGCGGGTCCACGACATCGTGCGGGAAGCACAGGACGCGGGCTGCAAGGCCGTCCGGCCCGGTGTCGCCTGCCAGGAGATCGACCGGGCCGCCCGCGCTGTCATCACCGAGTTCGGCTACGGGGAGCGCTTCATCCACCGCACCGGACACGGCATCGGCGTCACCACCCACGAACCGCCGTACATGATCGAGGGCGAGGAGCAGCCGCTCGTTCCCGGTATGTGCTTCTCCGTGGAGCCGGGCATCTATCTGCCGGGCCGGTTCGGCGTCCGGATCGAGGACATCGTGACCGTCACCGAGGACGGCGGCCGGCGCCTCAACGCCACCGCCCGCGAGCTGGCGATCGTCGAGTAG
- the treZ gene encoding malto-oligosyltrehalose trehalohydrolase: MLFEVWAPDADVAALRLSGELRTMERDPDRPGWWTADAEATDGDRYGFALDDGPVRPDPRSRRQPDGPDGESAVVDHDRYAWRTDWAGRGLTGAVLYELHIGTYTGEGTFDAAAARLGHLAELGITHVSLMPVCPFPGVHGWGYEGVSLWAVHEPYGGPEGLKRFVDTAHGLGLAVVLDVVHNHLGPSGNYLPAFGPYFTETHHTPWGAAVNLDAPGSDEVRAFLLGSALAWLRDYRLDGLRLDAVHALADTRALTFLEELSAATDALSAELGRPLSLIAESDLCDPRTTTPRESGGIGLHAQWNDDFHHCLHTALTGEAQGYYADFAAAPLAGLAKTVTSAFFHDGTYSSFRGRTHGRPVDVTRSAAHRFVGYAQTHDQIGNRALGDRLAASLSPGMLACAAALVLTGPFTPMLFMGEEWGARTPWQFFTDHTDPELAEAVRTGRRREFGAHGWAEEDIPDPQDPATRDRSCLDWSEPRREPHARLHAWYRELIALRRSLPDLCDPDLATVRTAYDDEARWLALRRGDLRIAVNLDEKPATIPLGGGRHRGGGGRVLAAWLPVDAPGPDGALHLPPESCVVLADD, from the coding sequence ATGTTGTTCGAGGTATGGGCACCGGACGCGGATGTGGCCGCCCTGCGGCTGTCGGGTGAGCTGCGGACCATGGAGCGCGATCCGGACCGGCCCGGCTGGTGGACCGCGGACGCGGAGGCGACCGACGGCGACCGCTACGGATTCGCCCTGGACGACGGCCCGGTGCGCCCCGACCCCCGCTCGCGCCGCCAGCCGGACGGACCGGACGGCGAGAGCGCCGTCGTCGACCACGACAGGTACGCCTGGCGCACCGACTGGGCGGGACGCGGGCTGACGGGCGCGGTCCTGTACGAGCTGCACATCGGTACGTACACCGGCGAGGGCACCTTCGACGCGGCGGCGGCCCGGCTGGGGCATCTCGCCGAGCTGGGCATCACCCATGTGTCGCTGATGCCGGTCTGCCCGTTCCCCGGGGTCCACGGGTGGGGGTACGAGGGGGTGTCGCTGTGGGCCGTGCACGAGCCGTACGGCGGCCCCGAAGGGCTGAAGCGCTTTGTCGACACGGCGCACGGGCTCGGGCTCGCGGTCGTCCTGGACGTGGTCCACAACCACCTGGGCCCGTCCGGCAACTACCTTCCCGCCTTCGGCCCGTACTTCACCGAGACGCACCACACCCCCTGGGGCGCGGCCGTCAATCTGGACGCGCCGGGCTCCGACGAGGTGCGGGCCTTCCTGCTGGGCAGCGCGCTCGCCTGGCTCCGCGACTACCGGCTGGACGGGCTCCGGCTCGACGCGGTCCACGCACTGGCCGACACCCGGGCGCTGACGTTCCTGGAGGAGCTGTCCGCCGCCACCGACGCGCTCTCGGCCGAACTGGGCCGTCCGCTCTCCCTCATCGCCGAGTCCGACCTCTGCGACCCGCGGACGACGACTCCGCGCGAGTCCGGCGGCATCGGTCTGCACGCCCAGTGGAACGACGACTTCCACCACTGTCTGCACACCGCGCTGACGGGCGAGGCCCAGGGCTACTACGCGGACTTCGCCGCCGCCCCGCTGGCCGGCCTCGCCAAGACCGTGACGAGCGCCTTCTTCCACGACGGCACGTACTCCAGCTTCCGCGGCCGTACGCACGGCCGCCCCGTCGATGTCACGCGCAGCGCCGCCCACCGCTTCGTCGGCTACGCCCAGACCCATGACCAGATCGGCAACCGGGCGCTCGGCGACCGGCTCGCCGCCTCCCTCTCCCCCGGCATGCTGGCCTGCGCGGCGGCGCTCGTGCTCACCGGGCCCTTCACCCCGATGCTGTTCATGGGCGAGGAGTGGGGCGCCCGTACGCCCTGGCAGTTCTTCACGGACCACACCGATCCGGAGCTCGCCGAGGCCGTACGCACCGGCAGACGGCGGGAGTTCGGGGCGCACGGCTGGGCCGAGGAGGACATCCCGGACCCGCAGGACCCCGCCACCCGCGACCGGTCGTGCCTGGACTGGAGCGAGCCGCGACGCGAACCGCACGCCCGCCTGCACGCCTGGTACCGCGAACTGATCGCGCTGCGCCGCTCCCTGCCCGACCTCTGCGACCCGGATCTGGCGACGGTCCGGACGGCGTACGACGACGAGGCCCGCTGGCTGGCGCTGCGCCGGGGCGACCTGCGGATCGCCGTCAACCTCGACGAGAAGCCGGCCACGATCCCGCTGGGCGGCGGCCGGCACCGCGGTGGCGGGGGCCGGGTGCTGGCCGCCTGGCTGCCCGTCGACGCGCCCGGCCCGGACGGGGCGCTGCATCTGCCGCCGGAGTCGTGCGTGGTGCTGGCCGACGACTGA
- a CDS encoding GNAT family N-acetyltransferase: protein MLDAPLGLTVRPISGPEELGLFCRLSYVLDHELADDLAAGRRRPEWMWVALRGDRVVARIAWWGKDGKEPLLLDFFDLDDTLPEPERGEAGMRLLETATAAVVPAGAPRPEYGRFVPPDWRADPAARDVVEARVRVMERSGARMLVERLRLEWRAGTPVPADGGRLRFRPVAGREDLLALMTPVMEGTLDAHGQQDLASGLSAREAAEKHYDEELAHYSTPQEWWRIAELPDGGPVGFVIPARNSYNPIIAYIGVVPAQRGHGYIDELLAEGTRVLAGQDGVERIRAATDVGNVPMAKSFARLGYVNFERAFDMVWDR, encoded by the coding sequence GTGCTCGACGCACCACTCGGCCTGACTGTCCGTCCGATCAGCGGGCCGGAGGAACTCGGTCTCTTCTGCCGGTTGTCCTACGTCCTGGATCACGAGCTCGCGGACGATCTGGCGGCGGGGCGTCGCCGCCCGGAGTGGATGTGGGTGGCCCTGCGGGGCGACCGGGTGGTGGCGCGGATCGCCTGGTGGGGCAAGGACGGCAAGGAGCCGCTGCTCCTCGACTTCTTCGACCTGGACGACACGCTTCCCGAGCCCGAACGCGGGGAGGCGGGAATGCGGCTGCTGGAGACGGCGACGGCCGCCGTCGTCCCGGCCGGTGCCCCGCGCCCCGAGTACGGGCGCTTCGTACCGCCCGACTGGCGTGCGGACCCGGCGGCCCGCGACGTCGTGGAGGCGCGCGTCCGGGTCATGGAACGCAGCGGTGCCCGGATGCTCGTGGAGCGGCTGCGTCTGGAGTGGCGTGCGGGCACCCCCGTTCCGGCCGACGGTGGCCGGCTGCGGTTCCGTCCGGTGGCGGGGCGCGAGGATCTCCTGGCGCTGATGACGCCGGTGATGGAGGGCACGCTCGACGCCCACGGTCAGCAGGACCTGGCGTCCGGCCTGTCGGCGCGCGAGGCCGCGGAGAAGCACTACGACGAGGAGCTCGCCCACTACTCGACCCCGCAGGAGTGGTGGCGCATCGCCGAACTCCCGGACGGCGGACCGGTCGGCTTCGTGATCCCGGCCCGCAACAGCTACAACCCGATCATCGCGTACATCGGCGTCGTGCCCGCGCAGCGCGGGCACGGCTACATCGACGAACTCCTCGCCGAGGGAACCCGGGTGCTCGCCGGGCAGGACGGTGTGGAGCGCATCCGGGCGGCGACGGACGTCGGCAACGTGCCGATGGCGAAGTCCTTCGCACGCCTGGGGTACGTCAACTTCGAGCGTGCCTTCGACATGGTGTGGGACCGCTGA
- a CDS encoding DUF1707 and FHA domain-containing protein gives MTSSFESHTYPARLSDAQRDRVLGVLREGAAQGKLSHDTFMRRMELALTASRSEQLDALTADLERDGRWSRQLFRAVSGVSGFPERVRRAWRAERLPKLLLPAPSPHPLRIGRDPGNGLRLSHETVSRMHAELTAHGGRWLLRDLGSTNGTCVNGQRVTGAVSVREGDQVSFGRMTFRLSAPALRPPA, from the coding sequence GTGACGTCCTCCTTCGAGTCCCACACGTATCCCGCGCGGCTGTCCGACGCCCAGCGCGACCGTGTTCTCGGTGTGCTCAGAGAGGGCGCGGCACAGGGCAAGCTCTCCCACGACACCTTCATGCGGCGCATGGAACTGGCCCTGACCGCCAGCCGTTCCGAGCAACTGGACGCGCTCACCGCCGACCTGGAGCGCGACGGCCGCTGGTCGCGGCAGCTGTTCCGGGCCGTGAGCGGGGTCTCCGGCTTCCCCGAACGGGTACGCAGGGCCTGGCGGGCCGAGCGGCTGCCCAAGCTGCTGCTCCCGGCACCGAGCCCGCACCCCCTGCGCATCGGCCGCGACCCGGGCAACGGACTCCGCCTCAGCCACGAGACGGTGTCCCGGATGCACGCCGAACTCACCGCGCACGGCGGACGGTGGCTGCTGCGCGACCTCGGCTCGACCAACGGCACCTGCGTCAACGGGCAGCGCGTCACGGGGGCCGTGTCCGTGCGGGAGGGGGACCAGGTGAGCTTCGGCAGGATGACCTTCCGGCTCTCCGCGCCGGCACTCCGGCCGCCCGCGTAA
- a CDS encoding cytochrome P450, giving the protein MQADTPGDIPAPTPSPERRGLRSPSTRPRRAARAGGGPSLLAPGAAHDPYRLYRVLREEYPVCFDAPLGAWLVSRYDDVATALTDPRFAGFPHDGAPRGGPAPLGLCHGNFRCLPSDPYAVAPGTVPGHLAERVERTAYVLARRIATRPQADLVEEFCRWLPTGAPADAPCTRRTALRETALASFLANLLDDPDLMAVMRIEPALAGRAWTESLRRDPPVQIVLRRTVAEVTLSGGTLPARAPVACLIGSAGRDPERFAAPDVFDPFRRDQDRGTPGPAGCPAVLLGRLEAEQGLRALLDAMPALRWAEGFRPAATGLLTRGPRSLLVRPQGLPG; this is encoded by the coding sequence ATGCAGGCAGACACGCCCGGAGACATACCGGCCCCGACACCCTCGCCCGAACGACGCGGCCTCCGGAGCCCGTCCACGCGGCCCCGCCGTGCCGCCCGCGCCGGCGGCGGCCCCAGTCTCCTCGCACCCGGCGCGGCCCACGACCCGTACCGGCTCTACCGGGTGCTCCGCGAGGAGTACCCGGTCTGCTTCGACGCGCCGCTCGGCGCCTGGCTGGTCAGCCGGTACGACGACGTGGCCACCGCCCTCACCGACCCGCGGTTCGCGGGCTTCCCGCACGACGGGGCGCCCCGGGGCGGCCCGGCGCCGCTCGGCCTCTGCCACGGGAACTTCCGCTGCCTGCCCAGCGACCCCTACGCGGTCGCGCCCGGCACCGTGCCCGGGCATCTGGCCGAGCGCGTCGAGCGGACCGCCTACGTGCTGGCCCGGCGCATCGCCACCCGCCCGCAGGCCGATCTCGTCGAGGAGTTCTGCCGCTGGCTGCCCACCGGCGCACCCGCCGACGCCCCCTGCACCCGGCGCACCGCGCTGCGCGAGACGGCGCTCGCCTCGTTCCTCGCCAATCTGCTGGACGACCCGGACCTGATGGCCGTCATGCGGATCGAACCCGCGCTCGCCGGGCGGGCCTGGACCGAGTCGCTGCGCCGCGACCCACCCGTCCAGATCGTGCTGCGCCGCACCGTCGCCGAGGTCACCCTCAGCGGCGGCACGCTGCCCGCTCGGGCACCCGTCGCCTGCCTGATCGGCTCGGCGGGCCGGGATCCGGAACGGTTCGCCGCACCGGACGTCTTCGACCCCTTCCGCCGCGACCAGGACCGCGGCACACCCGGCCCCGCGGGATGCCCCGCCGTGCTGCTCGGCCGGCTGGAGGCCGAACAGGGGCTGCGCGCCCTGCTCGACGCGATGCCCGCCCTGCGCTGGGCCGAGGGCTTCCGTCCGGCGGCCACCGGCCTGCTCACCCGAGGCCCGCGCTCTCTCCTCGTCCGGCCCCAGGGGCTGCCCGGCTGA
- the treY gene encoding malto-oligosyltrehalose synthase gives MTPSATYRLQLQPEFPFSAAEDAVPYLASLGVSHLHLSPVLEAVPGSRHGYDVVDHGRVRAELGGEEGLRRLARTAREHGLGLVLDIVPNHMAADPRHNHALREVLREGPASPYARWFDIDWAAGDGRILLPVLAGRIGEESDRLRVDGDVLRYGEQEFPLRDGTAHLDLPELLDAQHYRLGWWRLARTELNYRRFFTISELIGVRVEDPEVFAGSHAKILELVRDGVVDGLRIDHPDGLADPAGYLERLSVASGGVWTVVEKILTGPEPLPAGWAVAGTTGYDALHRIDGLFVDPVGAAELLGGYRESAAPAGDRGGYWTATVRRAAYRVVTHELAAETELLTRIASRVCAEDPALRDHAPWALHTAVRELLVRVPVYRPYVTAGGPCTETAEATLDAVAVSDAKAAFAVREEASAVDVVRELALGRLGQDLGGGVDRAAFCARFAQTASALRAKAVEDTAYYRYVPLISANEVGGDPGQPAVAPEAFHAFCARLARDWPATGTALTTHDTKRSADVRAGIAVLSQCPGPWTELVAELTRTAPAAPDPQLAWQAWQTAIGCVGFPPGEQAGRLEPALLKAVRESGLFTSWTEPDPVYERVATDFVAAGPAARTGPVRALLERFAGKLAPHVRANTLGAALVHLTMPGVPDLYQGTEREYLALVDPDNRRPFRQPPDGTPDDEKGELTGTALRLRRERPEVFGESGTYAPLTASGPAAAHLLAFCRSGEVVTAVTRLSLRLAESGGWRGTELALPDEEVWHDLLTPGRKFSGGAVPAAELFAERPVALLSRAAPGAGRGESAGLG, from the coding sequence ATGACGCCTTCCGCCACGTACCGGCTCCAGCTCCAGCCGGAGTTCCCGTTCTCGGCCGCCGAGGACGCCGTGCCGTATCTCGCCTCGCTCGGCGTCTCCCATCTGCACCTGTCCCCCGTGCTCGAAGCCGTGCCCGGCTCACGGCACGGCTACGACGTCGTCGACCACGGCCGGGTACGCGCCGAGCTGGGCGGCGAGGAGGGGCTGCGCCGGCTGGCCCGCACCGCCCGCGAGCACGGGCTCGGCCTCGTCCTGGACATCGTGCCGAACCACATGGCGGCCGACCCCCGCCACAACCACGCACTGCGCGAGGTCCTGCGCGAAGGGCCCGCCTCCCCGTACGCCCGCTGGTTCGACATCGACTGGGCGGCGGGCGACGGGCGGATCCTGCTGCCCGTCCTCGCCGGACGCATCGGCGAGGAGTCGGACCGGCTGCGGGTCGACGGGGACGTGCTGCGCTACGGCGAGCAGGAGTTCCCGCTGCGGGACGGCACCGCCCACCTCGATCTGCCCGAACTGCTGGACGCCCAGCACTACCGGCTCGGCTGGTGGCGGCTGGCCCGCACCGAGCTGAACTACCGGCGCTTCTTCACCATCTCGGAGCTGATCGGGGTACGGGTCGAGGACCCCGAGGTCTTCGCCGGCTCCCACGCCAAGATCCTGGAGCTGGTCCGGGACGGGGTCGTGGACGGCCTGCGGATCGACCACCCGGACGGGCTCGCCGACCCGGCCGGCTATCTGGAGCGGCTCTCCGTGGCGAGCGGCGGGGTGTGGACGGTGGTGGAGAAGATCCTCACCGGCCCCGAGCCGCTGCCCGCCGGCTGGGCCGTCGCCGGGACGACCGGGTACGACGCGCTGCACCGGATCGACGGGCTCTTCGTGGACCCGGTGGGCGCCGCCGAGCTGCTCGGCGGCTACCGCGAGTCCGCCGCCCCGGCCGGTGACCGGGGCGGCTACTGGACGGCGACGGTGCGCCGGGCCGCGTACCGGGTGGTCACTCATGAACTGGCCGCCGAGACCGAACTGCTGACCCGGATCGCCTCACGCGTCTGCGCCGAGGACCCCGCCCTGCGCGACCACGCCCCCTGGGCGCTGCACACCGCGGTGCGCGAGCTGCTGGTCCGGGTCCCGGTCTACCGCCCGTACGTGACGGCGGGCGGGCCCTGCACCGAGACGGCCGAGGCGACGCTCGACGCGGTCGCGGTGAGCGATGCCAAGGCGGCGTTCGCGGTACGGGAGGAGGCGTCGGCCGTCGACGTGGTGCGGGAGCTGGCCCTGGGCCGGCTCGGACAGGACCTCGGCGGGGGCGTGGACCGGGCGGCGTTCTGCGCGCGGTTCGCCCAGACCGCGTCCGCGCTGCGCGCCAAGGCGGTCGAGGACACGGCGTACTACCGGTACGTGCCGCTGATCTCGGCCAACGAGGTCGGCGGCGATCCGGGGCAGCCGGCGGTGGCACCGGAGGCGTTCCACGCCTTCTGCGCGCGGCTCGCCCGCGACTGGCCCGCCACCGGCACGGCGCTGACGACGCACGACACCAAGCGCAGCGCCGACGTGCGGGCGGGGATCGCGGTGCTGTCGCAGTGCCCCGGCCCCTGGACGGAGCTGGTCGCCGAACTGACGCGGACGGCCCCCGCCGCCCCCGATCCGCAGCTCGCCTGGCAGGCGTGGCAGACCGCGATCGGCTGTGTGGGGTTCCCGCCCGGGGAGCAGGCCGGGCGGCTGGAGCCGGCGCTGCTGAAGGCGGTGCGCGAGTCGGGGCTGTTCACGAGCTGGACCGAGCCCGATCCGGTGTACGAGCGGGTCGCGACGGACTTCGTCGCCGCCGGTCCGGCCGCCCGCACGGGTCCGGTGCGGGCGCTCCTGGAACGGTTCGCGGGAAAGCTGGCCCCGCATGTGCGGGCCAACACGCTGGGCGCGGCGCTGGTGCACCTGACGATGCCGGGGGTGCCGGACCTCTATCAGGGGACGGAGCGGGAGTATCTGGCGCTGGTCGACCCGGACAACCGGCGGCCGTTCCGGCAGCCGCCCGACGGAACGCCCGACGACGAGAAGGGCGAGCTCACCGGGACGGCGCTGAGGCTGCGCCGGGAGCGGCCCGAGGTGTTCGGCGAGTCGGGCACGTACGCCCCGCTGACCGCCTCCGGTCCGGCGGCGGCGCACCTGCTCGCCTTCTGCCGTTCCGGTGAGGTGGTCACCGCGGTGACCCGGCTGTCGCTGCGGCTGGCGGAGTCGGGCGGCTGGCGCGGGACGGAACTGGCGCTGCCGGACGAGGAGGTGTGGCACGACCTGCTGACGCCGGGCCGGAAGTTCTCCGGCGGCGCGGTGCCGGCCGCGGAACTGTTCGCGGAGCGCCCGGTGGCCCTGCTCAGCCGGGCAGCCCCTGGGGCCGGACGAGGAGAGAGCGCGGGCCTCGGGTGA